cattttgattttcaggtcagccgaaatcgcagattttgcgttttaacataggacttgcacgaactttttcaaactttacaaaggtagatcgaaagatcatgcaaaaatgtatcacatttcaaaatttcaagtgctaaagtacgtttttcgatttttggtgaatttttgaaaatcgaatttaggccaaaaatgaaggaaaaaatcaaaattttaccaaattgaccaagaaagctgaaatttgggatataccctattttcgacatgccaaatcgattggaaacggtttcaacccgttttgagcagttctggagcctccagcacatttttgaaactcgaaattcccacaaaattaaaaccaaattggagttgtaaagctaaactttattctaaaaactagtttcaatactctacgaagtactgcaggtgaatttcaagttgttttggagcctccagcgactttttgaaaattcctgaagcctccagcagatttttgaaactttaaattttcacaatatttcatcaaatagagatggaaagctgaaatttactctacactccaattttaacaccctcagaagacgactttaggtgggttcaagtaattttatggcctccagcgattttttttgaaaattactggagcctctagcagatttttggaactttaaattttcacaaaatgtcatcaaatggagatggaaagctgaaatttactctacactccaattttaacaccctctgaagacgacttcaggtgggttcaagtcattttagggcctccagcgactttttttgaaaattaccggagcctccagtagttcccaacattaatttatgaaatacttagagttggcaagctgaaatttacttcgcagactacatggtggtttcaaatggttttgaagcttccagcaacttttaggaaatttcaattttccaaaaaaacgtcatacaacctttcaaaaagatgctggaggctccaaaaagacttgaaattcaccagcagtcaacttcgtagcgtattgaaattagtgtgcagaacgaatttcgactCGACATCTtagtttgataacattttggggaaatttcaagtttcaaaaatctactggaggctccagtaattttcaaaaaagtcgttgaaggctctaaaatgacttgaaatccaccagaagtcgttttcagagggtgttaaaattggagtgtagagtaaatgtcagctttccatctctatttgatgaaatattgtgaaaatttaaagtttcaaaaatctgctggaggcttcaggaattttcaaaaagtcgctggaggctccaaaacaacttgaaattcacctgcagtacttcgtagagtattgaaactagtttttagaataaagtttagctttacaactccaatttgattttaattttgtgggaatttcgagtttcaaaaatctgctggaggctccagaactgctcaaaacgggttgaaaccgtttccaatcgatttggcatgtcgaaaatagggtataccctaaatttcagctttcttggtcaatttggtaaaattttgattttttccctcattattggcctaaattcgattttcaaaaattcaccaaaaatcgaaaaacgcattttagcacttgaaatttggacaggtgataaatttttgcatgatctttcgatctacctttgtaaagtttgaaaaagtttgtgcaagtcctatgaaaaagctcgaaaaaattaccaaaattgaacaaacaaGCACCAAAATGTGGGTAAAACGATTTTAAAGTAGAAATAAgtcgcaaaaaaaacaaaaaccgaaatgttccaattttcaattttaaaaagttcatcaattttgaaacttttcgaaaaaaaagcgagacttctgagaaatttatggcaaaaaagaacgaatttacgtaatttttggtaaaaaaaattttacaacttttggtaaaaaattagatttttagaactcattggtaaaaaaaacggattttaacaattttctaaaaagcaagcatttttgacaatttttgacaaaaagcaaaacattgtcaattttagccaaaagcaaaacattgtcaattttagcaaaaaccagCAACCTTTGAGAATTATTGGcgaagaaatatatttttttgcaatttttttcgaaaattgagacttttttttgttttttttttttttttgcaaaaagatagactttttcgtcatttttggcaattttagtgaaaaaaaaaaaaaaaaaaaaaaaaaaaaacgaaacttacCAATTGTTAAAAGACTAAaatgtttggcaatttttgaaaaaaagcaacccttttgtacaatttttgcaaaaaagtaagcCTTTTAGAAATGTTAtagcaaaaaacgaaaatttctatcaattttgcagatgaaacgataatttttgtcaagttttggaAAGGCGAGCACTGTTgataattttctgcaaaaagtgggtcttttctgtcaaaattattggtaaaaaaaaatgatatctgaTAAAAAGTTACTTCCCATTTTTAAATAATCCATTTTAGGACAATTTTGACGataattttacgattttaatcaatttttaaaaaattctctccCCTTTACTTTGAACGTTTTTCTTCATATCTTGATAATATTTTCTGCAATTCTGGCAAATTTTTATACTCTTTTACACGATTTCCAATAAACTTTGTTcatattttagtaatttttaactgctttttaatcaatttttctttgagttttcagtaattttccgaaaatgcAACATAATTTATGCAATCTTGAAGCCATTTCAATGGTTTGACTTGTAAATGTGATGTCAGGGGGCTTAAAATAAACCTTTTCAAAATCTCCCTTCCCCTCTTGAAACGTGGTTCGAAcatttgagataatttttcgaattttataaCCCCTCTCCATCTCCTTTCACAAGAATATCCTTCAAATGAGAGCACTCTGGCTCAAATCGTAACTTGCTCATCGAacatgattcaacttttttacaattttttaagcattaaaTTTGATAAACATTCTTAGTATCAAATCtgatctttctttttttttataccaaaattcGACATGTTTTGTGGGGAAATATTTAACTTTCCCACATGCACAATTAACTTACTCATTCGATTCGACGCAGGACATTATACTATTCGAGTCTGCATTCGGTTTGATGTAACGATTCTTTACTAAATCGATGAACGAGCCAACTTCCAGTAAAAATCCGGAtatgatgatgaaaaatccagCCAAGAAAAACGGCACCATGAAACTACCGGTTACTTCATAAAGCCAtcctgtgtaaaaaaaaatatacttaaaatcccatttatcattttttaaactctAAATTCCAATATTCGTTATTCACGATTACACACCTGCAATCGGTGGCCCGACCAAATTACCAATTCCTTGCACCAGAAGCAGCAGACCATACGCATTGGTGAACTTCTCCAGCGATATAGTCTCCACCAGTATGATCGAAGTAAGCGAATAATTGGCCGCTACCAGTAGACCAAATCCGCCCGATATCACGCACAAATTCTCGTAACTAGTGACCAACGGAATCAGGGCGACGAATAGTCCGCATAAGGCCATCGACACAGCGTAAATACATCTCGAACTCAACCAAGATCTGTCACCAGCCCAACCATAACCGATCTGCAAAAACAACGACCAGAATTACTCCATCTGCGGTATCATTTTCTCAACACAAAACcttatttctaaaaatgaatacATCGCTATTAAAaagtttaataaaaaataaatctacgttaattttcttttcaaatagggttcaaaacaaaaaagcaattttcacGAGTAAATCTATAAAGGTATGTTGTACATGAAGAAGTCAAGGTGATGGAAAATAACCATTTAGTCGATGTTATTTTCAAGTTGGTTCGACCACCTGAACTTttcattatttgtatttttcagaatttcagcGATAAGCTGTATAGAAAATGCTATTAAGGAAGTCTCTAATCATCAAGCTTGAATATTACTTTCACTATTATCAACTATATTGGTACGTCGTCGTCTATGTACGAGACTAATAAGTGATAAACTATAGTCTAATAATGTATAGAGTAGTACATGAGTATGAATACTACATTAAAGGAGTGTGTCTGTGTGTGTGATCTgagagtgtgtgtgtgtgtgagtgaGTGAAGAGTGAACtagagaggaaaaaattcataaaattgctCTAGtacagtataaaaaaattttaaagctaaaaaagattctaaaaaaaaaatgaaaacaaaaaaattagtgtTGTTTAAAGATAAAATGTTAATAAGAAGTGAATAATACAAGGGAAAagaaaattacatgaaaaaatatgcgGACGCAAGAgctctcaaaatgaaaaattgttctcaaaaaaccatcaaaaactacgatgaaattttcagcggcATCTTGCGCCCACATTTTAGTGTTCTAAATaccattagaaaaaaaaactacggtCACATTAATCATTTATCCCATATTTACTTCGCCTAACATGTTCAATATTCCAATTACGCTGATAATGTATGTGGCATTAGTTTTGGAATATCCCTGTTCGACGGCATAATCTGCCAGAAATATGTAAGGAACATCGTACCAAGTATACAGTAGAAAATTTGAGATGGCGAATAGCAGAAAACTgatatttgtgaaaaaagaaaaatccaacatttctGTCACCGCGTACCATAAATCCAGTAAGCCAGCATAccactgaaattgaaaataaagaaaaagttATGAATCTAAATCGACAGAAATTACacaagcttttcaaaattttttaaaatattttccccaaaattggggACTGGAGGGGCACCGACGGgtcgtatcaaaaaaataaccgaatatttgaactcagcgccgttgaaaacataacaaacgatatgtcacacgtaatttccaaaattttttgaatttttcatttcaaaattgggGGCTGGGGGCGCACCAAGGGGTCgtatcgaaaaaataacccaatattcgaactcagcgccCTTGAAAACATagtaaaccatatgtcacacgccattttcaattttttgctattttgaccATATCGCTCAGGAGGGAGGGGTCAGAAGGGTGTAACTGAAAAAATAACctgatattcgaactcagcaatCTAGAATTGATGCAAATTGccataaatacataatatttttataatttttggaattttttatatcaaaattgaGGGCTGCAGGGGTATTAAGGGGTCGTATCACAAAAATAAcccaatattcgaactcagcgttCTCGAAAACACagtaaaccatatgtcacacgccattttcaattttttgctattttgaccATATCACTGGGGGAAGGGGGTGTCGGAGggatcgaattaaaaaaatgactcgATATTCGAACTAAGCGGCTCAGAATCAGTagcaatcgatatgtcactcgaattttgattttttttttgaatctcaaaatatggggggggggggggtttgaatGTTGAccgaaattcataaaaattccaaaaatcatgtgacatatcgattgttactaaATTGAaggcgctgagttcgaatatcgacttattttttcgatctgacccCTCTAACTCTCTACCTCTCTTCCACCAACGCTCTAAACATAATCaggagttcaaaaaattgaaaataacacaTCGTagatgagttttaaaaattacggtAAACATTCGAGCCCTCAAATCAAcacaaaattcttaaaaatctaCCAAATCAAACCTTTTCATAAGCAAATACTCACTTCGTCTTTTTCTTCTGCGATTGTAGTCATAGAATTTCTATAAATATCCGGGCAAGACGAAGCTCGCAGCCGGTAACGACTAATATTCAACATAGCCCCTCGATACGTTAACGAATGCCTGGAAAAAATACACCGATAAAATAATTTCGAGCAATTCTCCAAAATTCCAATGCGGCAACATTGCACCAAAACTTACCTATGCACTTTGAGATCTCTTAAATATGCAGTAGGCAGTCGGGGGCTTTCGTTTCCATAATCACTGGCGTATCTTTTATTCCACCAAGTGTTATTGGTATTGCTCACAGCTGCCAATCCGCGTTTCAGCGATTcggatttctttttcaagatcGATCTCCTTTTTTCGGGTTTTTTAGCGATGAATTCGGCCCCAGCGCTGTTATCGTCGATGGGAGATTTCACTTCGGCTGGTTCGTTTTCTTTGATCGTTTCAGATACGGGCGTTTGAGTTTGATCCTCTTTAGAAGGAGACTTTAGCAATGGAGAGGTTGGTTTGCTGTTTGGTAGGAATTGAGCGCTGTATTTAGGAGTGGCGGTCATGCTGTATGGGTTTCGGTTTCTTTTTTgctgttgaaaaagaaataaaataggtatattgaaaatgaaacaattgcccgttttttgaactttgaatatTGCTACATGAATTATTACTGACCTGGTCGTTGATGTAACCACTGTCGCTAATACTGCGAGACGATATCAAAAGACTAGGATAATTGTGCACCAACACCGCGTACAAATGTCTATTTGTAGATAATCCTTCTAAAACTTCGAGAGGaactttttctccattttttacaaaagtagGTAAGCTCACCAACGAGCTAAATAATCGGTTTCGCTTTTCTTTGGTGGATATTTCGTTAGCATCGGTGGCGttcgcatcgtcgtcgtcttcgtcttctttTATTGTGCTTTCGTGAGctgtatttttcaaacagaacagaaaaaagaagtgattgatgaaaatttgtctgGTAAAAAGAACATCTCACATAATTAATGCTCAAATTATAAGATTAAAATTACACGAAACCTTTCTATAGTGCCATCACtagaataattaaatttttcaactctttttttttcgtcgaagcATAAAATAATCTCAGCTGAAgggattttcacaaaatatttttcaaaattttttgaacaatgaGGAAGAGAGGGGTaatacttgaaaagaaaaatctgaTTTGTTCGACATTTCCGCGAATGACCTCCCCCATCCACtcaaaaaatgctcaagaaGCAGTCacttcgtcaatttttcaaaatcaggtattcgaatatttcacattgaatttttttcatcataacaactaaaaagttcataaaaatattacaacacATAGCAGAAGATATCTTATCGGCTGATTTggtcaaatacatatttcatatTTATAACATTTCAAGTTCTTGATTGTTGCTTGATACCACCACAAATTCAACTCTATGCCTCTTAAGACAGCTGATAAGCTGTAATTACCTACATCGAATTTATATTTGTAGAATGATTTCTGAGAACATTCGAAAATCAAAGATAGACCAATTTCTACGAATAGTGATCTTTTTTTGACATACCTGTGCCTGATACTACAAGCGATCTGATGTTCTCACTTCTCACCCATCGACCTTAGATAAACACAAACGTGCaattttatatacctattaaattttttaaaactttccaaAGTTTAAATAAATTAGGACGACTGATAAGTGATAAGGCTACCAGGCTACATAATAAGAACGAAACCTTCCTCTACGTACTTCTACATTAGGAAGGCTGAATCGAAACAAAACATTCAGAGAATtctgaccaaattcagcggagACCTTCAATCTGAGTTGAAAgctattcagaaaaatttcagccccGGAGGTGTCCCTGAAGGGGAGATATAGGTACACAAATAGGGggcatttttgagataatcgtGGTTTTTTTACCAAATCTCAGACTGCCTAACGAAATTATCAGACAAAAAATCTTAACTACCtagttttcacattttcaccacatgaaaatacccccctcccccaccaaaaaataataaaaaaataaataacttagAACTGCGagatatttttctaattttttgaacaaatttttcatttttttcattctatggggtttttaaagaattttcaagtgtgttgagcgaaattcatgactttttcatgactttcatgaccgttagacaccctgaatctggcccaatttcttaaaaaaaatgatgaccatttggctattttttttttttttgaaattggcattaattatcaaaaaattggcacctctatatttcaaaatatttccccagtttcagaaatgatacatTTCCATGGTGTGATCTAATTattgcaaaatattttaaaagaaaaaaatttcaaaacatgaatttaccaaaaaataagtgatttgcaaattttcaaccgctcagtacaACACTGAAAGTGTTCCTAGAACTTTTGGAACCAGGCCATTTTTCttaaaacaggttgagtagggGCCAGTGCGAAAAAATGTCTTCGAAAATATTAAATatctagtccggcatatgacaataggaataattgcaccccacGCGACGCCCCATCCtctgggacaatttttttcttaaaagggaacatcctaaggaagattttaaagcaaacttccaaaaaaaaattggccctactaacaaaatggcggccattttgatagacAGGATACcggaaattgcagattttgctttccaacatgaaactggcacaaaaatttttgtactggataaagctagatcgaaaaatcaagaaaaaattcatcaccgttcgaaatttcaagtgctcaactacatttttcgatttttgttcaattctcaaattcaattcaaaaatgagtggaaaaaatcaaaattttaccaaattgacctagaaagctaaaatttgggatacaccctactTTCGatcagccaaatcgattggaaacggtttcaaaccgttatgagcagttctggagcctccagcagacttttgaaacttgaaatttccacaaaatgtcatcaaatgaagttggaaatccgaaattcacgctgcactccaattcaaacacgctatgaagtcgaatTCTGGcgattttaagtcattttggaacctccagcgactttttgaaaattcttggagcctgcagtagatttttgaaacttgaaattttcacaaattctgttggaaaaccgaaatttattctatAAAATAATTGCAATACGCTTTGAAATCGACTTCTggtacatttcaagtcgttttggaggctccagcgactttttggaaattgctggagcctccagcggaatCCACGCTGCATTCCAACTCAAACACGCTGTAAACTCAACTGCTGGtaaattcaagtcattttggagcctccagcgactgttttgaaaattcttggagcctccagtagatttttgaaacacgaaatttccacaaaatttcttcaaatagagttataaagccgaaattcagtctgtaaactaatttcaatacgctatgaagtcgactgtagttggatttcaagtcgtttcggagcctccagcaactttttagaaattactggagcctccatcagattttccaatgctcgaaatttccataaaattttaccaaacacagctggaaatccaaaatttacttcgcactcaaatttcaacatgctaTTAAGTTGACTGCaagtaggttcaagtcattttggagcctccagcgactgttttgaaaattcttagagcCTCCGGggctccggcagatttttgaaacttgaagttttccacagaattttatcaaatggtgtTTGATAGTCGAAATTTACACATTAATTCCGAAGCGAATTCCAGGCAGTTTCAatacgttttggagcctccagtggcttTTTAGGAACGtctgtttttcgaaaaattccagaaaatctGTTCGAATTAACTTTAGCACGTactgtgcagagtgaatttcggctttccaactccatttggaaaatttttttggaattttcaagtttcaaaaattcactggaggctccagtaattttcaaaaagtcgctggagcctacAAGAAGGACTTGAAATCTGTttatagaatgaatttcggctttccaacagcatttcatgaaatttcgtgGGAATTCCGAGagtcaaaaatttactagaggctccgagaattttcaaaaagtcgctggaggctccaaaatgattaaaaatcgtcagcagtcgacttaataacgtATTTAAGTTGGAGtacagcgtgaattttggatttccattttcattttatgaaattttgtagaattttcaagttttaaaaattcactggaggctctagtaatttccaaaaagtcgctggagccttcAAGAAGGACTTGTAATCTGTTTATAGcatgaatttcgaattttcaacagcatttgatgaaattttgtaggaattccAAGagtcaaaaatctactggaggcttcgagaatttttgaaaagccactggaggctccaaaacaacttaaaaCTCGCTAGCAGCCGACTTAATAATGTATTTAAATTCAAGTTCAGCGTGAATtccggatttccaacttcattttatgaaattttgtagaaatttcaagttttaaaaattcactggaggctacagtaatttccaaaaagtcgctggagccttcAGAAAGGACTTAAAATCTATTtatagaataaatttcggctttccaacagcattcgatgaaattttgtgggaattccaagtgtcaaaaatctactgaaggctccgagaattttcaaaaagccgccggaggctccaaaatgacttaaaatcgCCAGCAGTCGACTAATTAACGTATTTAAGttgaagtgcagagtgaatttcggattttcaacttcattcgatgaaattttgaggaaatttcaagtttcaaaaattcactggaggctccagtaatttccaaataGTCGTTGGAGTCTTCAAGAAGGATTTGAAATctgtttataaaataaatttctactTTCGAAcagcatttgataaaattttgtgggaatttcaagctgtcaaaaattcactggaggctccagtaattttcaaaaagccgctggaggctccaaaatgacctaaaaatcgccagcagtcgacttaataacgtATTTGAGTTGGAgtcagcgtgaatttcggattttcaacttcattcgatgaaattttgtggaaatttcaagtttcaaaaatctgcatgagactccagaactgctcaaaactggttaaaacggttttcaatcgttttggcagatcaaaaataggatacaaatatcaaattttagttttctaggtcaatttggtaacattttgatttttcccctcatttctggcccaaattaaatttcaaaaattcgccaaaaatcgaagaacgGACTTAAGCACATGAAGTTTTGGCTCAAGATGAATTTCTGTATGCTTTTtagatctagctttgtccagttcagaaaatttcgtgcgagtcccatgttggaaagaaaaatctgcgatttcagctgacctgtcaatcaaaatggcagccattttgttaataggaccaattttttttagcaaattcgGTTTAAAATGTTCCTAAACAAATTGTCCCAGacgatcggggggggggggtgcaatcatTACCATTTGAACCTGACCAAAATCCTTCAACATTTTCCCCCTCCTTCGTATCATGTTCCATATAATTATGCAATATCACTCACCGGCAATCTGAAGCAATCTCTTGAACTCTTCGGTACTGGGCACACTCGGCGTATAATACTGACTATACTGCGACGACGAATCCATACTGGAGGCGGTATTTGTTCGAACCCTACTTCGAGTCTGTCTGGTACTGGACAGTTTCctatcttttttcttcttcttcttcttagtATACTCCAAATCTCGCATCACCGCGCCGCAAACGCAAAGATTCAAAAACAATCCAGCCAGTATGAGCGTAGTGCCTCTCCATCCGTACTCGCTGATGAGGTAATCAATAAACGGTGGAAATATAAAAGTACCGATTCCACTACCGCAGACCGACAATCCGGTAGCGAAGGAGCgtcttttttcgaaataatacgcGACGATGACGATAGCGGCGACGTAACAAAGCGACAAGCCGAACCCGGATAGGATTCCGAATGTGAGGTATAACATTTCTATGGACTCTATGAATGCTGAAATTATGAACCCGAGAGCGGCCAACATACCACCGACTATGCTAACTTTGCGGCATCCGTAACGATCCGTCAAGTAACTGGCGAAAGGTCCGGATAGAAGAGGTATGGCGGCGAAAAGCGACCCAATCCAGGCAGTTTTACTTTTACCTTCGCCGAAGTAGTCGACTAGCTCTACGTAAATAACACCGAACGAGAATGTCACTCCGTCCGCGATCAGATTAACCATAAACGAGGCGAAAACGATGACCCATCCGTAGCCGCCATCGGGAGCTTTGGATTCGCAATATTCGGAATCTCCGTCCTCTGAGCTGGACGAAGACGATGATGAAGATGAAGGAAACGAGATCTCGTCCGGATGGTTCTCGTCGTCGGACGAGTCGTTGAATTGTACACGGTGGCCATCGTCGTCTTTGACCTCTTGGAATTTAACGTGGTGAATGTCTTcggacgacgatgacgatgaagaTTTAGCTGCCGGAGACGGCGGAGGCGATTTTCGACCACCGTCTTCATCATCGTTATTATTATCGGCGGCGGCGACGGCGGCAGTAGTAGTGGATTTTTCGAGGACTCCTTGGATATGGTCACGTGAACCGTTTCCGACACGACTATCATTATCACAGCCTATATTGCCCGCTGCTACGGGTACAGTACTAGTATTGTTTACATTAATTGCCGACGGCCAAGTTGAGTTTGAGGTTGAGGAGGCAGACGTAATAGGGACCAGAGCCGAGCCGTTGGCAGTGTTGACTGATTGCTGGCGGTCGCCGCCGAATCCGATACCGTCGCCGGGGATATCTTTTGAGGCTGGATTGATTTCTTGGTTGATATTATTGCTGCTGTTGGCTTCCATTGAGAGGGAGCCCACCATTCATGTGCTTGTAGATTTAGATCGAAAGAGGTCTTCATGCGGATACTTTGAAATGAACGTGATTGTTCGTCACTAGGCAGACAATGCTGCTCTAAGTATAGGTCGCACTCAACCGAATCGTAAGGAATATCGCGCAAATGGCAGCCTTCCATACGGTTAATAACTGTCCGCGGTGTACAGTGGAAAATTCTTCGAGATTAACGTGAACCTGCAATCAGATCGAAggatgaaaattaataaaagtgTTGGAATTTATTCTAtttaaatttgtaataaaatacgTGACATGGCATATTTGTTTATTTGTGCTTTCAACTAACATATATAGgtaaaaattcgtcattttctTTCCATCAATGAAATAATGTAAGAGCTTTAAGTCGTAATGATACTCTTATCCTCCCCTGCTGACTTCAAGTGACaactcgaccaaaaaaatacaattttcgaCCTCGTTTCAATTATGTACCTTTAAACCAATTGACGATTGAGAAACACTTTTTCACCCGATCACCACCAACCTTCTCAGAAGAGAATGGAGGGAGACTTTGTTATTTCACACTTTGAAAAGTAGGTCattaaaagtaaatttcaagaaattcaatttttaaaacctttgaacttttttttggttggaaataTGTATcactttggaaattgaattaaaaCTCGGAATCATGATTCAAAATGGAGTCCAATCCTAACAATTAAATCGAACGCTTTCAGACCTATACTTAATCCTGTACTTTTTTATGCACCTGAGCtgcttcattttttcttcattttgatcaCCACTTCCGAAAACATTCGTGAACACGAAAAATAActggtaggtataaaaataaaatataaatttttataaactagATCTATGGCAGTGACTGACTGACGTTTCGTAGTCCAAGTAAAACGATCTTTCTCTTAAATGATAATCAATATTGCATCTTACTGCTTATCTATTAATACGTTCGTTgatcatttattatttttagataTAG
This region of Planococcus citri chromosome 5, ihPlaCitr1.1, whole genome shotgun sequence genomic DNA includes:
- the LOC135847046 gene encoding uncharacterized protein LOC135847046; protein product: MVGSLSMEANSSNNINQEINPASKDIPGDGIGFGGDRQQSVNTANGSALVPITSASSTSNSTWPSAINVNNTSTVPVAAGNIGCDNDSRVGNGSRDHIQGVLEKSTTTAAVAAADNNNDDEDGGRKSPPPSPAAKSSSSSSSEDIHHVKFQEVKDDDGHRVQFNDSSDDENHPDEISFPSSSSSSSSSSEDGDSEYCESKAPDGGYGWVIVFASFMVNLIADGVTFSFGVIYVELVDYFGEGKSKTAWIGSLFAAIPLLSGPFASYLTDRYGCRKVSIVGGMLAALGFIISAFIESIEMLYLTFGILSGFGLSLCYVAAIVIVAYYFEKRRSFATGLSVCGSGIGTFIFPPFIDYLISEYGWRGTTLILAGLFLNLCVCGAVMRDLEYTKKKKKKKDRKLSSTRQTRSRVRTNTASSMDSSSQYSQYYTPSVPSTEEFKRLLQIAAHESTIKEDEDDDDANATDANEISTKEKRNRLFSSLVSLPTFVKNGEKVPLEVLEGLSTNRHLYAVLVHNYPSLLISSRSISDSGYINDQQKRNRNPYSMTATPKYSAQFLPNSKPTSPLLKSPSKEDQTQTPVSETIKENEPAEVKSPIDDNSAGAEFIAKKPEKRRSILKKKSESLKRGLAAVSNTNNTWWNKRYASDYGNESPRLPTAYLRDLKVHRHSLTYRGAMLNISRYRLRASSCPDIYRNSMTTIAEEKDEWYAGLLDLWYAVTEMLDFSFFTNISFLLFAISNFLLYTWYDVPYIFLADYAVEQGYSKTNATYIISVIGILNMLGEIGYGWAGDRSWLSSRCIYAVSMALCGLFVALIPLVTSYENLCVISGGFGLLVAANYSLTSIILVETISLEKFTNAYGLLLLVQGIGNLVGPPIAGWLYEVTGSFMVPFFLAGFFIIISGFLLEVGSFIDLVKNRYIKPNADSNSIMSCVESNEILKSKSNCNNHTTYVP